From a single Sphingobium sp. genomic region:
- a CDS encoding acetyl-CoA C-acetyltransferase, with protein MAEAYIIDAVRTPIGRKKGSLAELHPADLGAAPIKALVERTGIDAGAVDDVVWGCCDTIGPQAGDIGRTVWLVAGLPQHVPGTTIDRQCGSSQQAVHFAAQGVMSGTQDLVVAGGSQAMNAIPISAAMLAAEPYGFSNPFNTSPGWVARYGDGLLNQINSAEMIAGKWGISREAMEEFALASHLRARTAWDNGWFDREVSPLNGLERDETIRPQTTLEGLASLKTVQEGGVITAGVASQNCDGAAALLIASEQAVKDHGLNPRARIHHISVRADDPVWMLTAPIPATQYALQKAGMRIEDIDLFECNEAFASVPMAWMKELGIPHEKVNVQGGAIALGHPLGGTGARLMTTMLGALERTGGRYGLQTMCEGGGQANVTIIERL; from the coding sequence ATGGCCGAAGCCTATATCATTGATGCTGTCCGCACCCCTATTGGGCGCAAGAAAGGCAGCCTTGCAGAATTGCATCCAGCCGATCTGGGCGCAGCCCCGATCAAGGCGCTTGTCGAGCGCACGGGTATTGATGCGGGCGCGGTGGACGATGTTGTCTGGGGCTGCTGCGATACCATTGGCCCACAGGCGGGCGATATCGGACGCACCGTCTGGCTGGTCGCAGGTCTGCCGCAGCATGTACCGGGAACCACGATTGACCGGCAGTGCGGATCATCACAACAGGCAGTGCATTTCGCCGCGCAAGGCGTGATGAGCGGTACACAGGATCTGGTTGTCGCGGGCGGCAGCCAGGCGATGAACGCCATTCCGATTTCGGCGGCGATGCTCGCTGCTGAACCTTATGGTTTCTCCAATCCGTTCAACACCTCGCCCGGTTGGGTTGCCCGCTATGGCGACGGCCTGTTGAACCAGATCAATTCGGCGGAAATGATCGCGGGCAAATGGGGCATCAGCCGCGAAGCCATGGAAGAATTCGCCCTCGCCTCGCACCTGCGGGCGCGGACCGCTTGGGACAATGGCTGGTTCGACCGCGAAGTGTCGCCGCTCAACGGGCTGGAACGCGATGAAACCATTCGTCCGCAAACGACGCTCGAAGGATTGGCCAGCCTGAAAACCGTTCAGGAAGGCGGCGTGATTACCGCCGGTGTTGCCAGCCAGAATTGCGACGGCGCAGCAGCATTGCTGATCGCATCCGAACAGGCGGTGAAGGATCATGGGCTGAACCCGCGCGCGCGGATTCATCATATCTCGGTCCGCGCGGACGATCCGGTCTGGATGCTCACCGCGCCCATTCCGGCGACGCAATATGCGCTTCAGAAAGCGGGCATGCGCATCGAGGATATCGACCTTTTTGAATGCAACGAAGCCTTTGCTTCAGTCCCAATGGCGTGGATGAAGGAACTCGGCATCCCGCATGAGAAGGTCAATGTGCAGGGCGGTGCGATTGCACTGGGCCATCCGTTGGGCGGTACCGGTGCACGGTTGATGACAACTATGCTGGGCGCGCTGGAACGCACCGGTGGCCGCTATGGGCTGCAGACAATGTGCGAAGGCGGCGGGCAAGCCAATGTGACGATTATCGAGAGGCTGTAA
- a CDS encoding acyl-CoA dehydrogenase family protein — MEFAFTEEQAMIGETAKAFFAENATSERTRRAMSADGIDRALWQSFCTELGLAGIALPEAHGGAGLGLVEFALVAEAAGAQVAALPLLGLATAARAISAGGSDAQQAEWLPKLASGEAIAAAEGTATAQYADGKLTGTFDLVPHGAAADMFLFVTPGHAWIVRADAPGVSVQAYTSMDQTRPLSKVTLAAADADPLPNAQAAIDALHAGGWVCLAAEALGGAQAALDRTVAYAKERVQFGRAIGSFQAYKHRLADMMIEIEQARSAVYWAACAVDEASDEAPIALHAAKSFCADTFFMCAGNMIQLHGGIGFTWEHDAHLYFKRARSIQTMLGKGDFHREQVAQLILGEAA; from the coding sequence ATGGAATTCGCCTTTACCGAAGAACAGGCCATGATTGGCGAGACCGCGAAAGCCTTTTTCGCCGAAAATGCGACGTCGGAACGCACGCGCCGGGCGATGTCGGCCGACGGCATTGACCGCGCATTGTGGCAATCCTTTTGCACCGAACTGGGCCTTGCAGGAATAGCACTGCCTGAAGCGCATGGCGGGGCGGGACTCGGCCTTGTGGAATTTGCGCTGGTCGCTGAAGCCGCCGGCGCGCAAGTGGCCGCCTTGCCCTTGCTCGGCCTGGCAACCGCAGCGCGTGCCATTTCCGCTGGCGGCAGCGATGCCCAACAGGCCGAATGGCTGCCGAAACTCGCCAGCGGTGAAGCGATAGCCGCCGCCGAAGGCACGGCAACCGCGCAATATGCAGACGGAAAGCTGACCGGCACATTCGATCTGGTGCCGCATGGCGCGGCGGCCGACATGTTTCTGTTCGTCACTCCGGGCCATGCATGGATCGTACGCGCTGACGCCCCCGGGGTTTCGGTGCAAGCCTATACCTCGATGGACCAGACCCGTCCGCTTTCCAAGGTGACATTGGCTGCGGCCGATGCCGACCCGCTTCCCAACGCGCAGGCGGCGATTGATGCGCTTCACGCAGGCGGTTGGGTGTGCCTTGCTGCCGAGGCACTGGGCGGAGCGCAGGCCGCGCTTGACCGCACCGTTGCCTATGCAAAGGAACGCGTACAGTTCGGCCGGGCAATCGGGTCTTTCCAAGCCTATAAGCACCGGCTGGCCGACATGATGATCGAAATCGAGCAGGCGCGTTCGGCCGTTTATTGGGCGGCCTGCGCGGTCGATGAGGCGTCAGACGAGGCCCCGATTGCACTGCATGCGGCGAAAAGCTTCTGCGCCGATACCTTCTTCATGTGTGCAGGCAATATGATTCAGCTCCATGGCGGCATCGGCTTTACATGGGAGCATGACGCGCACCTTTACTTCAAGCGCGCCCGTTCGATCCAGACGATGCTGGGCAAAGGCGACTTCCACCGCGAACAGGTGGCACAGCTGATTTTGGGAGAAGCGGCATGA
- a CDS encoding SDR family oxidoreductase, with protein sequence MGICEGRTVIITGAARGLGRAYALAFGAEGANVVVNDIGTSLQGEGRDTSAADAVVEEIKAAGGKAIANYEDITDWDGAKRIVDAALDAFGDLHVIVNNAGIVRDRMFVSATLEEWDATMHVHLRGHFCLSRHAVNYWREKQKGGANPDARIINTSSGAGLQGSIAQAAYSTAKGGIASLTLVQAAELGRYGITANALAPSARTRMTEQAFADKMATEGQAFDVMDPANIAPTVVWLGSGESAHVTGCVFELEGGKIMLEDGWREGPFVDAGQCWDPADVGGAVDKLLSERIAPRKVWGTG encoded by the coding sequence ATGGGTATTTGTGAAGGAAGAACGGTGATCATCACCGGCGCCGCACGCGGATTGGGCCGGGCCTATGCGCTTGCCTTTGGCGCGGAAGGTGCAAATGTCGTCGTAAATGATATCGGCACTTCGCTTCAGGGCGAAGGCCGTGACACATCGGCCGCAGATGCGGTGGTGGAAGAGATCAAGGCGGCGGGCGGCAAGGCGATCGCCAATTATGAAGACATCACCGATTGGGATGGCGCGAAGAGGATCGTCGATGCAGCACTGGATGCCTTTGGCGACCTGCATGTCATCGTCAACAATGCGGGCATCGTCCGCGACCGGATGTTCGTGTCCGCGACGCTCGAGGAATGGGATGCAACGATGCATGTCCATCTGCGCGGCCATTTCTGCCTGTCGCGTCATGCCGTCAATTATTGGCGCGAAAAGCAAAAGGGCGGCGCCAATCCCGATGCGCGGATTATCAACACCTCGTCGGGCGCGGGTTTGCAGGGCAGCATTGCCCAGGCGGCCTATTCGACTGCCAAGGGCGGCATTGCTTCGCTGACGCTGGTGCAGGCGGCGGAATTGGGACGCTATGGAATCACGGCAAACGCGCTCGCCCCTTCGGCGCGCACGCGCATGACCGAACAGGCCTTTGCCGACAAAATGGCGACCGAGGGTCAGGCATTCGACGTGATGGACCCCGCCAATATCGCGCCCACGGTCGTGTGGCTTGGCAGCGGCGAAAGCGCGCATGTCACCGGCTGCGTCTTTGAACTCGAAGGCGGTAAGATCATGCTCGAAGATGGATGGCGCGAAGGGCCATTTGTCGATGCGGGGCAATGCTGGGATCCGGCCGATGTCGGCGGTGCCGTCGACAAACTGCTTTCGGAGCGCATCGCGCCCCGCAAGGTATGGGGTACGGGCTGA
- a CDS encoding acyl-CoA dehydrogenase family protein, translated as MKLGFSPAEEAFRAECADWLNAQMAGEFRDIKGITTLTEKAERRKEWEQHLGAHGWGCIGWPKEWGGRGASLAQQVIFAEEYARAGVPGRVNHIGIELAGPTLLAFGTEEQKKRFLPDIAAGNTIFCQGFSEPGAGSDLASVRTKGRLEDGAWIVNGQKIWTSLAHISDWIFVVTRTEEGSKGPKGLTFLMMEIDQPGIEIRPIKQINGDAEFNETFFTDATCPEDSLIGAVGDGWKIAMGLLAFERGVSTLGQQMAFRNELDEIIAAAKANGAASDPLIRQRLAKAEIGLRLMRYGALRMLSNTDHSKVDGAALTYKIQWASWRRSLGELAMDILGQAGEVTDNPDYEWSMLPNLFLYSRADTIYGGTNQIQRNLIAERGLAMPREPRGDV; from the coding sequence ATGAAACTCGGTTTCTCGCCAGCGGAAGAAGCGTTCCGCGCCGAATGCGCCGACTGGCTCAACGCCCAGATGGCGGGTGAATTCCGCGACATCAAAGGCATCACCACGCTTACCGAAAAGGCCGAGCGGCGCAAGGAATGGGAACAGCATCTTGGCGCGCATGGCTGGGGCTGTATCGGCTGGCCCAAGGAATGGGGCGGCCGTGGGGCCAGCCTTGCGCAGCAGGTTATCTTTGCCGAGGAATATGCCCGTGCTGGCGTTCCCGGCCGCGTCAATCATATCGGTATCGAACTTGCCGGGCCGACACTGCTCGCCTTTGGTACCGAAGAGCAGAAGAAGCGCTTTCTGCCTGATATCGCGGCGGGCAATACGATTTTCTGCCAGGGCTTTTCAGAACCCGGCGCAGGATCGGATCTTGCCAGTGTGCGCACCAAGGGCCGGCTGGAAGACGGCGCATGGATCGTCAATGGCCAGAAAATCTGGACCAGCCTTGCGCATATTTCCGACTGGATCTTCGTCGTTACCCGTACCGAGGAAGGATCAAAGGGACCGAAGGGCCTGACTTTCCTTATGATGGAGATCGACCAACCGGGTATCGAGATCCGCCCGATCAAACAGATCAACGGCGACGCCGAATTCAACGAGACCTTCTTCACCGATGCCACCTGCCCCGAAGACAGCCTGATCGGCGCTGTCGGCGATGGCTGGAAGATCGCGATGGGCTTGCTCGCTTTTGAACGCGGCGTATCAACACTGGGCCAGCAAATGGCCTTCCGCAACGAACTGGACGAGATCATCGCTGCCGCCAAGGCCAATGGCGCGGCCAGCGATCCACTGATCCGCCAGCGCCTTGCAAAGGCCGAAATCGGGCTGCGGCTGATGCGCTATGGCGCGCTGCGCATGCTTTCCAACACCGACCATAGCAAGGTCGATGGTGCTGCACTGACCTACAAAATCCAATGGGCAAGCTGGCGGCGCAGCCTCGGCGAGCTGGCAATGGATATTCTCGGTCAGGCTGGTGAAGTCACCGACAATCCCGACTATGAATGGTCGATGCTGCCCAATCTGTTCCTCTATAGCCGGGCCGACACCATCTATGGCGGCACCAACCAGATCCAGCGCAACCTGATCGCAGAACGGGGCCTCGCCATGCCGCGCGAACCGAGGGGAGACGTATGA